The Halorhabdus sp. BNX81 genome includes a region encoding these proteins:
- a CDS encoding TrmB family transcriptional regulator, whose product MDRDTLLSGLSDAGLSTYQADAYVTLLEQGVSPAVDIARHCSIPAPRIYDVLKELEQMGYVETLDRETLHARACDPADLIDDLEVTSERLTAVAEEIEDRWERAPLGEHEMNVTKRAETTIDHAEDLIREADSTVDLALTDTQLLEFEDVLTTAFENDVVVRVSVFPTAGEDPDLTDHPVGDFVTELRRRSIRSPFLALVDRTHACLVPTTRMPDPYGIVANDDIISFIFQWYFQTCLWAVWEPIGKRQRYPLVYVCLEEFIRDVYPLWWDGAIISVTVEGIDTDSGDERTVSGVLREVIYSGQTMDDRQPTLAELSGQASMVLSTSAGHCSVGGWGALIEDIEARRITLRGIEWVR is encoded by the coding sequence ATGGACAGGGACACACTTTTATCGGGGCTTTCAGACGCGGGGCTCTCGACGTACCAGGCGGATGCGTACGTCACGTTGCTCGAACAGGGGGTATCGCCGGCTGTCGACATCGCCAGACACTGTTCGATTCCGGCACCACGGATCTACGACGTGCTCAAGGAACTCGAACAGATGGGATACGTCGAGACACTCGATCGGGAAACGTTACACGCACGCGCCTGTGATCCGGCGGATCTCATCGACGATCTCGAGGTGACGAGCGAGCGTCTCACGGCGGTCGCCGAGGAGATCGAGGACCGCTGGGAACGGGCACCGTTGGGCGAACACGAGATGAACGTGACCAAGCGGGCCGAGACAACGATCGATCACGCCGAGGACCTGATCCGTGAGGCTGACTCGACAGTCGACCTTGCACTCACGGACACCCAGCTCCTGGAGTTCGAAGATGTGCTGACGACCGCCTTCGAGAACGACGTGGTCGTGCGTGTTTCGGTGTTTCCAACCGCTGGTGAGGACCCTGATCTTACCGACCATCCCGTCGGCGATTTCGTCACCGAGTTGCGTCGTCGTTCCATTCGGAGTCCGTTTCTGGCGTTGGTCGATCGGACCCACGCGTGTCTCGTTCCGACCACGCGGATGCCCGATCCGTACGGCATCGTCGCCAACGACGACATCATCTCGTTTATCTTCCAGTGGTACTTCCAGACGTGCCTGTGGGCCGTCTGGGAACCGATCGGGAAACGCCAGCGGTATCCACTGGTCTACGTCTGTCTCGAAGAATTCATCCGTGACGTCTATCCGCTCTGGTGGGACGGGGCGATTATCTCCGTCACCGTCGAAGGGATCGATACTGACTCCGGCGACGAGCGGACCGTCTCCGGCGTCCTGCGGGAGGTCATCTATTCGGGACAGACGATGGACGATCGCCAACCGACGCTGGCTGAACTGTCCGGGCAAGCGTCGATGGTTCTCTCGACGTCGGCTGGACACTGTTCGGTCGGTGGGTGGGGGGCGCTGATCGAGGACATCGAGGCCCGCCGCATTACCTTACGCGGCATCGAGTGGGTCAGGTAA
- a CDS encoding 50S ribosomal protein L15e, translated as MARSFYSHIRDAWKNPDEGKVAELQWQRMQRWREQGAIERVERPTRLDRARSLGYKAKQGIVVARVSVRKGSARKERHTAGRRSKRQGVTRITRRKNLQRVAEERATRKYRNLRVLNSYWVGEDGSQKWFEAILVDPNHPAIENDDDLNWICDDDHENRAMRGLTSAGQRNRGLNGRGKGTEHTRPSNSGDSGRAK; from the coding sequence ATGGCACGAAGCTTCTACTCACACATCCGAGACGCCTGGAAGAACCCCGACGAAGGCAAGGTCGCCGAACTCCAGTGGCAGCGCATGCAGCGCTGGCGCGAGCAAGGGGCGATCGAACGCGTCGAGCGCCCGACGCGGCTCGACCGCGCCCGGTCGCTCGGCTACAAGGCAAAGCAGGGCATCGTCGTTGCGCGCGTGAGCGTCCGCAAAGGCAGCGCTCGCAAGGAACGACACACGGCCGGTCGACGCTCGAAACGCCAGGGCGTCACCCGGATCACGCGCCGGAAGAACCTCCAGCGCGTCGCCGAGGAACGCGCCACCCGGAAGTATCGCAACCTGCGCGTGCTCAACTCCTACTGGGTCGGCGAAGACGGCAGCCAGAAGTGGTTCGAGGCGATCCTGGTCGATCCGAACCACCCCGCGATCGAGAACGACGACGACCTCAACTGGATCTGTGACGACGATCACGAAAACCGCGCGATGCGGGGCCTGACCAGCGCCGGACAGCGCAACCGTGGCCTCAACGGTCGCGGCAAAGGTACCGAACACACCCGGCCGAGCAACTCAGGCGACAGCGGACGCGCGAAGTAA
- a CDS encoding 30S ribosomal protein S7 has product MSAETDAEAEADAEAETETTGAKLFGSWATEDIEFRDPSTERYITVTPIAHTMGRHAKKQFQKSEISIVERLINRLMQTEENTGKKQQSTRLVREAFEIVHENTDENPIQILVRAIENSAPREETVRLKYGGISVPKAVDISPQRRVDQALKFIAEGTHNASFKTPTDAEEALAQQLMGAANNDVQTYAVNQKEEKERVAAAAR; this is encoded by the coding sequence ATGAGTGCAGAGACAGACGCCGAGGCCGAGGCCGACGCCGAGGCCGAGACGGAGACGACCGGCGCAAAGTTGTTCGGTAGCTGGGCGACTGAGGACATCGAGTTCCGCGATCCCTCGACCGAACGCTACATCACGGTCACGCCGATCGCCCACACGATGGGTCGCCACGCCAAAAAGCAGTTCCAGAAGTCCGAGATCTCCATCGTCGAGCGGCTGATCAACCGCCTCATGCAGACCGAGGAGAACACGGGCAAGAAACAGCAGAGTACGCGCCTCGTCCGTGAGGCCTTCGAGATCGTCCACGAAAACACCGACGAGAACCCGATTCAGATCCTTGTCCGGGCGATCGAGAACAGCGCGCCCCGCGAGGAGACGGTTCGACTCAAGTACGGTGGAATCAGCGTGCCCAAGGCCGTCGACATCTCCCCGCAGCGCCGCGTCGATCAGGCCCTGAAGTTCATCGCCGAAGGGACCCACAATGCGTCGTTCAAGACGCCGACGGACGCCGAGGAGGCGCTCGCCCAGCAGCTGATGGGGGCCGCCAACAACGACGTCCAGACCTACGCCGTCAACCAGAAAGAGGAGAAAGAACGCGTCGCGGCTGCGGCCCGGTAA
- a CDS encoding 30S ribosomal protein S12, whose product MANGKYAARKLKKDRQQHRWSDSKYARRERGLGAKSDPLEGAPQGRGIVLEKVGIEAKQPNSAIRKCVRVQLIKNGKQVTAFCPGDGAISFIDEHDEVTIAGIGGAKGRAMGDLSGVNYKVEKVNGVSMIELVRGNAEKPVR is encoded by the coding sequence ATGGCAAACGGCAAGTACGCCGCACGCAAGCTCAAAAAGGACCGCCAGCAACATCGGTGGTCCGACTCGAAGTACGCCCGCCGCGAGCGCGGCCTGGGCGCGAAATCGGATCCCCTCGAGGGTGCACCACAGGGCCGCGGTATCGTCTTAGAGAAGGTCGGGATCGAGGCCAAACAGCCCAACTCGGCGATCCGGAAGTGTGTCCGGGTCCAGCTCATCAAGAACGGCAAACAGGTGACTGCGTTCTGCCCCGGTGACGGCGCTATCTCCTTCATCGACGAGCACGACGAGGTCACGATCGCGGGCATCGGTGGCGCGAAGGGTCGGGCGATGGGTGACCTTTCGGGCGTCAACTACAAGGTCGAGAAAGTCAACGGCGTCTCGATGATCGAACTCGTTCGGGGCAACGCCGAGAAACCGGTGCGATAA
- a CDS encoding methyl-accepting chemotaxis protein — protein MSKSSGISNQVEGLLPDQIRKRYVRKFLLVVVVVTALVLVVGLFAQSSVGAQLTDMRTQQLETSATQNADSMHQWDERQGDTAEMIANHYMTSQFNADGIEDTITSEVMSRDLLTAIHYVDIENAEIIRSTVNGLQGESLSVRNLSWERGGISPANADASGGARTFYTVDGETRLAYISRTPEATTGMILVYDVHSRASALTASIKNGSTTVIHEDGTILFDEDHNVTLTSYGGGNETAAMIQAAENGSVGVTERADELVGYAPVNGTDWIVLEHAPKSTAFALRDSITNQLIIVIGSTLAGLLALTLFVRQDIIPSIRSVSEGANEIAAGNLDVEIADDGRIDEIGQVRDAFRETRSYLGTVAEQSEALARQDFEDPALDEDVPGDLGESLDTMRADLQESIEEIEAARKQAQVSEQEANELAESLQAKANEFSDIMAEAADGDLTQRLDETADNEAMADIAVAANEMLDELEDALSQVRTFAAEVDDSAGEIASSAREVKRVSEDVSSSVQEIASGSDRQNENVQRASDELTDLSAAIEEVASSADEVAEKSQQAAELGETGREYGSDAIAEMNAVESQAEATIEEVESLESAMTEIEEIVELIDEIADQTNMLALNASIEAARAGEAGEGFAVVADEIKSLAAETSDATQDIEQRIEEVQSATDHVAEDMHDMGESVTDGIGTVEDAVQLLEELVEQVEEANTGIQSINDATDDQAASTEEVVAMMDEVGSISEETASQAENVSAAAEEQTASITEVTGRIQSLTEQSTELRDAIDRFELDADESGNDGGDDVGFEFGTVEDGDTDTAVQADNWTEVGDEEHNADLGLDEPGESGEPEADDENRDSEEGETKDAENEADDEEQERDEIDDEDESDALDADDDSGPEADEGESVSDVEATPDGGETDR, from the coding sequence ATGAGTAAGTCGTCAGGGATTAGTAATCAGGTCGAGGGGCTACTACCGGACCAGATCAGAAAGCGGTACGTACGCAAGTTTCTACTCGTTGTCGTGGTCGTGACGGCACTCGTGTTGGTCGTTGGACTGTTCGCACAGTCCTCGGTCGGGGCACAGCTGACGGACATGCGGACCCAGCAACTCGAGACATCGGCCACCCAGAACGCCGATTCGATGCACCAGTGGGACGAGAGACAGGGCGACACCGCGGAGATGATCGCCAACCATTACATGACCTCGCAGTTCAACGCCGATGGGATCGAGGACACCATCACCAGCGAGGTGATGTCACGCGACCTACTCACGGCGATCCATTACGTCGATATCGAAAACGCGGAGATAATCAGATCGACGGTCAACGGCCTCCAGGGCGAATCCCTCTCCGTCCGAAACCTGTCGTGGGAACGGGGTGGGATCTCCCCAGCGAACGCGGACGCGAGTGGGGGCGCTCGAACGTTTTATACCGTCGACGGGGAGACGAGACTCGCCTACATCAGTCGAACGCCGGAGGCTACCACCGGCATGATCCTGGTCTATGACGTTCACAGTCGTGCGAGCGCTCTCACCGCGTCGATCAAGAACGGCTCCACGACCGTCATCCACGAGGATGGGACGATTCTGTTCGACGAGGATCACAACGTGACGCTGACGTCATATGGCGGGGGCAACGAAACGGCGGCGATGATTCAGGCAGCCGAAAACGGGAGTGTTGGCGTGACAGAGCGCGCTGACGAACTGGTCGGATACGCGCCGGTCAACGGGACCGACTGGATCGTCCTCGAACACGCGCCGAAGTCGACGGCGTTTGCCCTCCGGGATTCCATCACCAACCAGTTGATCATCGTGATCGGCTCGACGCTGGCCGGGTTGCTGGCGTTGACGCTGTTCGTCCGCCAGGACATCATCCCGTCGATCAGATCCGTTAGCGAGGGTGCAAACGAGATTGCCGCCGGCAACCTCGATGTCGAGATCGCAGATGACGGCCGAATCGACGAAATCGGGCAAGTGCGGGATGCGTTCCGGGAGACGCGGTCGTATCTCGGCACCGTCGCGGAGCAGTCCGAGGCGCTGGCCCGCCAGGACTTCGAGGATCCGGCACTCGACGAGGATGTCCCGGGCGACCTCGGCGAATCTCTCGACACGATGCGAGCCGACCTCCAGGAATCCATCGAAGAGATCGAAGCCGCCAGAAAGCAGGCACAGGTGTCCGAACAGGAGGCCAACGAACTGGCCGAGTCACTCCAGGCCAAGGCCAACGAGTTCAGCGATATCATGGCCGAGGCGGCCGACGGTGATCTGACCCAGCGCCTCGACGAGACGGCCGACAACGAGGCGATGGCCGACATCGCGGTCGCGGCAAACGAGATGCTCGACGAACTAGAGGACGCGCTTTCCCAGGTTCGGACCTTCGCCGCGGAGGTCGACGACTCCGCAGGGGAGATCGCATCCAGCGCCCGCGAAGTCAAGCGGGTGAGCGAGGACGTGAGTTCCTCGGTCCAAGAGATCGCCAGTGGTTCCGACCGGCAAAACGAGAACGTCCAGCGCGCCTCCGACGAGTTGACGGATCTCTCGGCCGCGATCGAAGAGGTGGCCTCTTCGGCCGACGAAGTCGCCGAAAAGTCCCAGCAGGCTGCCGAACTCGGTGAAACCGGCCGCGAGTACGGTTCGGACGCGATCGCGGAGATGAACGCGGTCGAGAGCCAGGCCGAAGCCACGATCGAGGAGGTCGAGAGTCTCGAATCGGCGATGACCGAAATCGAGGAGATCGTCGAACTCATCGACGAGATCGCCGATCAGACGAACATGCTCGCGTTGAACGCCTCGATCGAGGCCGCCCGCGCGGGCGAAGCCGGTGAAGGGTTCGCGGTCGTCGCCGACGAGATCAAGAGCCTCGCCGCCGAGACCAGCGACGCGACCCAGGACATCGAACAGCGCATCGAAGAGGTCCAGTCGGCGACCGACCACGTCGCCGAGGACATGCACGATATGGGCGAGAGCGTCACCGACGGCATCGGGACGGTCGAGGACGCCGTCCAGCTCTTAGAGGAACTCGTCGAGCAGGTCGAGGAAGCCAACACCGGCATCCAGTCGATCAACGACGCGACCGACGATCAGGCCGCCTCGACCGAGGAGGTCGTCGCCATGATGGACGAGGTCGGTTCGATCAGCGAGGAAACCGCGAGCCAGGCCGAGAACGTCTCGGCGGCCGCCGAGGAGCAGACGGCCTCGATCACGGAAGTCACTGGCCGGATCCAGTCGCTGACCGAGCAATCCACCGAGCTCCGGGACGCCATCGATCGCTTCGAACTCGACGCCGACGAGTCAGGCAATGACGGAGGCGACGACGTTGGTTTCGAGTTCGGCACTGTCGAGGACGGAGATACAGACACAGCAGTCCAAGCGGACAACTGGACGGAAGTCGGCGATGAGGAGCACAACGCCGACCTCGGCCTCGATGAGCCCGGGGAGAGCGGCGAACCCGAAGCCGACGACGAAAATCGGGACAGTGAGGAGGGCGAGACGAAAGACGCCGAGAACGAGGCCGACGATGAAGAGCAGGAACGCGATGAAATCGACGACGAAGACGAAAGTGACGCTCTCGACGCCGACGACGATTCCGGGCCGGAAGCCGACGAAGGAGAGTCCGTAAGCGACGTCGAAGCGACGCCCGACGGCGGCGAGACGGACCGCTGA
- a CDS encoding type II toxin-antitoxin system VapC family toxin, whose translation MAEPVETPVGTVTPEHFRPSAVHHQAVLGPKFLYALFNPRDEMHAVSRAFMTFIRDGDLPYRRLILNDHIVDEAATRLKKQASIRHAVTFLETIEESTLYQLEPVPGDVFEAGTGRFREWTDLDASCTDFVVASHMADLDIEYLLTYDQHYEAFDITTVPYLSQ comes from the coding sequence ATGGCGGAGCCAGTTGAGACGCCGGTCGGGACGGTTACGCCGGAGCATTTCAGGCCCTCGGCAGTGCATCATCAGGCCGTTCTCGGTCCGAAGTTCCTCTATGCCTTGTTCAACCCGCGTGACGAGATGCACGCCGTTTCCCGTGCGTTCATGACGTTCATCCGCGACGGCGACCTGCCGTATCGGCGGCTGATACTCAACGACCACATCGTGGACGAAGCCGCCACCCGATTGAAGAAGCAGGCGTCGATTCGGCACGCAGTGACGTTTCTGGAGACTATCGAAGAGAGCACTCTCTATCAACTCGAACCGGTTCCCGGCGACGTATTCGAAGCAGGGACAGGTCGCTTTCGAGAGTGGACCGATCTTGATGCGTCGTGTACGGACTTCGTCGTCGCATCACACATGGCCGACCTGGACATCGAGTACCTCCTCACGTACGACCAGCATTACGAAGCCTTCGACATCACGACGGTACCGTATCTCAGTCAGTGA
- the cruF gene encoding bisanhydrobacterioruberin hydratase, translated as MEARLDSYVAQNRFAIAVLFPAIGAVMLVASAEGWFPGILEFNPYLVLFGTAVMRLPLIAGVAPLIDRRAGLAIVGLTLYTYGIEFLGVLTGLPYGDFEYVIDLGPMLLDTVPAALPIFFFPLVLNAYLLCLLLLGDRAALTRIRLPAVVATVLAMDLVLDPGAVGLGFWEYAPPLTGDGAWASATAIHFYGVPLSNYLGWILSASVAVLAFDLGFERAGLLDRLDRTGFMLDDLVSFVILWGAINAWYGNWLAVGVAGLFGVGLLATDRFDFDVRETVPLVDLRQ; from the coding sequence ATGGAGGCCCGACTCGACAGCTACGTCGCCCAGAACCGCTTTGCCATCGCGGTCCTCTTCCCCGCGATCGGAGCCGTCATGCTCGTCGCCAGCGCGGAGGGATGGTTCCCGGGTATCCTGGAGTTCAATCCCTACCTCGTCCTGTTCGGGACGGCCGTGATGCGCCTCCCGCTGATCGCCGGCGTCGCGCCGCTGATCGACCGCCGGGCCGGCCTTGCGATCGTCGGGCTGACGCTGTATACGTACGGGATCGAGTTTCTCGGCGTTCTCACGGGACTGCCCTACGGCGACTTCGAGTACGTCATCGATCTCGGGCCGATGTTGCTGGATACAGTGCCGGCGGCACTGCCGATCTTCTTCTTCCCGCTGGTCCTGAACGCCTACCTGCTCTGTTTGCTCCTGCTTGGCGACCGTGCCGCGCTGACCCGAATCCGCCTCCCGGCAGTCGTCGCGACCGTCCTCGCGATGGATCTCGTGCTCGATCCGGGGGCCGTGGGCCTGGGCTTCTGGGAGTACGCCCCGCCACTCACGGGTGACGGTGCCTGGGCGAGTGCAACCGCCATTCACTTCTACGGCGTGCCGCTGTCGAACTATCTCGGCTGGATCCTGAGCGCGAGCGTCGCCGTCCTCGCCTTTGACCTGGGCTTTGAGCGCGCCGGCCTGCTCGACCGACTCGACCGGACTGGGTTCATGCTCGATGATCTGGTGAGTTTCGTGATCCTCTGGGGCGCGATCAACGCCTGGTACGGCAACTGGCTGGCGGTCGGCGTTGCCGGACTGTTCGGCGTCGGCTTGCTCGCCACCGATCGCTTCGACTTTGACGTCCGCGAGACGGTGCCGCTGGTCGACTTACGACAGTGA